The nucleotide window GTGCGATAATAAACACATTaggtaactatgtcgaaaatttaaagggccatgtgTATTacaaaacgttgtacgatacatgtgcgaataggtaataagTTTGctaatttcctacttttcgcacttgtatcgtattTACTATATCGACGTCGACATAGAACAGAACTAATTACAACAATTATTAAAGTCCGGCTATTTATTACATGGGTAGTAAAGAATCTTGAAGGTTAAAAGGTTAGAagatacaaaaaaaccggccaagtgcgagtcggactcgcgcacgaagggttccgtaccattacgcaaaaaacggcaaaaaaatcacgtttgttgtatgggagcctcccttaaatatttatattattctgtttttagtatttgttgttatagcggcaacagaacagaaatacatcatctgtgaaaatttcaactgtctacctatcacggttcatgagatacagcctggtgacagacggacagactgacagcggagtcttagtaatagggtcccgtttttaccctttgggtacggaaccctaaaaaatgaaaatCTATACATATTAATTCGTTTGGTACACTGCTACTGTATATTTAGGTGGTATTATTTACTTTCGTCATCGACACGCTTTTATACCCCGGCCACACACTCGACGAATGGTATGGGAAGTATTGAGGGAAGTACCTATGCAGGGCAGTATGGCCAGGGCCTGACTTAGAGTTCTGACCGCCCTAGGCTGACTATGTATATCCGCCCCCCGCTTGTCACAACTCAGAGCCGCCGCCGTGCCCCCTTACGCGCCCCCTTGGTCCTTGCGCCCTAGGCTTTAGCCTTATTAGCCTGGGTAAATCAGGCCCTGAGTATGGCGGCTGATGACGAGTACCGCGGCCACACTactggcgttattcataaacgggTTATAAGCCTGAATTAggaggtccctttgtttgacataattattgaaagtcataatgtaatgattgtcatattatcattagtcataattctgaaaccgttaacttttcaggattttcctcaagttatcctatagataggttcggttaggttaggtttgttttattgcaatcctgaaaagttacgcgtttatgtaaaaaaccaaattatttctAACgcaaatgtggacaaacaattcattatgacttaaaactatatgggaaacaatagagacccctgaATTAGCTATTACTATTATTGGGGGTAttaactgcaatgttctgccaccaggaccagagtgcaccactagcctgtttagtaaaccatagagtaacttatacatactgtgccttttacagttttttaacaagttttcagaaataatataATGAGACATTGGttcaccaaggcggtttgtttacagaggatctaccgggaaacgcgaatccgaaatttcgctatctgcctctttatggCTCGAATGTGCAAGTGGCAGAAATGttacataacgaaatttcgattttcttgttttgcgatagaccctcagattgtgatagtggcgccccctgcgcagtgtttcgcgtaatattctccattgtttgtctttatttgtcacttcgctctactggcaacctttctttgtccataccatctcaccgaacaggtttcatgtcctattctttctctattcaggcagctcgcctttggaatagtctccctgttaaaattagacagtgtccgaatagatttgcatttaaaaaatccttacgtgagtactttgctggcagaacgatgaattcttagtgtttctgttttgaaagtttcatctgatatcttatgtatttgtatgtatgtatattgtatgtatttatatgaatattatatatacagatatatgtatgtatgtctatgcctatccattatttaactatacttgtatatatgtaatcactatgttgcaccgcctacaaattatctgctttgcccgaaggttgactggtagagaatgcctcatagcattaagtccgccttttgtacgattgtattttcttttgtgcaataaagattaaataaataaataaaattttgacttatgtatttgtaagaaagggttaaaacataatttaactaaatcaggcccttaaagttttatgaataagggtacgtctctgcctacttccctCACTATttcccatgccactcgtcgagtatgtggccggggtattaacgacattttattatatttactgTGCACAATTATCTGCTATTGCCTTGACTTGACTAGTTCAACCAGCAATACGTGAACAAAACAGAcgtcaattaataaaatattttttttctgttttcttttataatattttttatagtaattaGTTCTAGTTCAAGGTAAGTGTAATATGaggatattaggtattatttgaggtatattttacaaaaaaatttgaACGGTATTTTGAAAAtgatgttatatatttttagaattcgttcaaaaagcccttttttaATACCACTCACGATAGCTAGgtttataaacaattttttttcccaTACATTCAAAAGATGTCATAAATactctcttttttttttggttctacaCCCGTAGTAAATTGATTCAAACggcctaaagatcaatcgtgccggttttcatacatttaacaccatttgcagcattttactgaattttGGGGTGTACCGCTAGGACTAACTAAtcaataaaaacataacaactTAAGAATATGACAAATCGGACTTTGTATGGCATATACTTGCACGGTggcaaaataaagtaaaagttgctcagtataatctcaaaacctccctctggcaacgggaatgcacttattttttactcGTAATGTTAATTTCAGAAATGAGAAATCATCGCAGcgcatttttagccaccctgtataggtaTTTTGCCTAAAGAAAACTTCATTTCTCTTTGTTTtactcactttttcttttttcactCGTCTCGCTCTTATAACTTTGCCAGTTTTTGGAACTTctgagtttattttttatagttcaaCAAAAATGGGCTGGGAAAGATCAACAGAAAATTACCCCAGAATTTGGTCAGAGTTTACTTGCGAGAAAACGAAGCAGAAATTCATAATAAAGGACCTCTCAGAAAAATATTACGACATAGCGCTTGGGTACATGACGAATATATTCCTTAACGAATCTGCTATATGCAAACCTTTAAGTGAGTAAATCTTCAAGTTTATTGACTtaggtacagtaagctgcagagataactaaCCCACCCATGGGCATAGAAACTAGTTTGCACGGCAACTTTAAGAACTCCACGGCcgattcggccacggcgactgctgtcaTGCAACTCCGTTGTGCACGCAAttggctgacgtagccgataTTGTTATCAAAAGGTTGCGAACATGGCGGGCATGTGAGCACACTATTTgtttaagtaattataatgtattgccGCAGTTGGTCTGACTTTTACTTCGTCGCGCTTGGCAAAGATACTCGTAATATAAATTACCGGACACGGTGAAGTttcgtttgcaaaaatagcgtaccacagtttgacttctgatccttatAGTAGGGTTCCTACGCTCCTAAaaacccgatgttgccgggCTGAAAAGTCGTGCCGTTACCCCCACTAGCCCTTTGAATTTCCCTCTTACAATTCCCATACATTCGCTATCGAAAAAATCTCACCTTTTGCACAAATCGGACTAATTTGAGTCTAGCTCTTAGCCTAATTGAACTACCTTATTACTATTGGTATCAGTTTGAAGAACGTTTAATTACCTCTACATTGACAAATTTCGTGGTTACAAAAATAGTATTCTTACGAGTTTAAgatgtttgaaaaaaatatgaaaaatattgttTGGCGGGTCGCGCGTTTTCATAATCAGATAATACTTACTCGTATCAACTTTTACGATAGTGCTTGACAACATAATAAGCAGGACGTATATATAGTTAACTGCATAACTTAAGGAGCAATACAGTCGGGAGCAGTACCTAGTAGCTAAGAAGAGAAGAAGGAAATGAACCGGTGTTCCAAGAGGTCGCAAGTTCAAGTCTTGCTCACATTTCTGCTTGatgaaaaattaaacaaaactagttttcagaAATTCTAGAGGACCCTGTATCCCGTCTTCAGATGCAACAAAAATGGATGAAGATCATGCGATCCAACATGGCGCTCATCTGTTGCACTGTCGACGATGTGGTCCCAAGGGTCGCAGCCATACATTTCACGGTTGTACGGGAAAAAGGACAAGAACAGGTAAGGTCGATACGGATACGGTTTTGTAGCTTTTTGCTGCTCCTCAGATCACATACGACACCATCGTAAGTAAATTCATGTCccgaataggggatattactgcaatgttctgccatcagagtgcagcactagcctttttagtaaaccatagagtaacataaaTACAtgctgtacctttaacaggtttttgacaagttttcaaagataataaaatctgacattgatgcatcaatgcggtttgcttacagaggatataccgggaaacgcgaatccaaaaattcgctatctgcctctttatcgctcaaacatgcaagagtgacagagatgttatataaagaaattttcttgtttgacgatagaccctcagatcagattatggtagtggcgccctggcgccccctacgcagagtttcgcgtaatattccctattagctacatgcataatttttttttaatttttgaaatcactATTTGTAGCGTTTGAATAtcggaaaatataaaaatacttttacctttacataattttattaaaaaatatttaaaataatgacaaaattTGAGCGATTGCTCCACTACCCGTACTCGTACCTATATAGAGAcccgcagcgtactacgtaggcgaacaacacgcgaacgcgaagcgatacGGCGCGgcgtgaatcaatcctttgatacctatagaagtgtcctacgtgggcgatctcgttgcgaacaggctaacgtaagacgctgcgttaggaTTAAATTGCGGAGGAGGTTTTATATTAAAGTATTGTATCGTGCATCACgatctttgaaaaaaaaaatacatttaattacctattatgTCTCTCTCAGCCTAAGAAGGACCCTTCAACGTTGAGCAAATACGAGCAATTTACTGAAGTGGTGGAGGAACTAACGACGGCAGGGGACCTGTTCACCAGCTTCAATTCCGACGTGTACCTGTTTTCACTGGGACTGTTAGTGTTACCGGAGTTCCGAGGGCTTGGGATTGCTACATACTTACTGAAATCTAGGTAAATTTACTTTGAAAGCATATTAATATGATACTTTTGAATTCAATCCTGGTACGTAACGTCTTTCCTCCTTCCTGGGTTCCACCAGCTGATAGACCCCACTTTTAAATCactaaatattgtattaaaattcattcataattttctTTAGGTTAACAATGTGTCGGGCGCTAGGGCTCCTCGGGACAGGGAACGTGTTCTCGACCCCGGGCGCGCATGCCGCGGCGCGCTCCGCCGGCTACCGAGAGGTCGCCGCGCGAGTCTACGAGGGGCAGAGACTCGCTTTGATGGCTGCCGATGTGCTGTGATGAAAATATACTCATTCCTACagtcagtcgccatcagatatatcggagaggccaaggtgctcacaaatatctgcacacgcctctattgtaaaGGCGTCAGAGGGTTTTCACATTgtacgatccgatatcggatgtcggaaaggaaataaaatgtatgataatatgtgtttctctgtatttacttatgcactagcgacccgccccggcttcgcacgggtgcaatgctgatgtattatacatataaaccttcctcttgaatcactctatctattaacaaaaaccgcattaaaatccgttgcgtagttttaaagatctaagcatacataaggacagacagacagcaggaagcgactttgttttataggtactattatgtaatgatttatgatttaataaatacaaaaaaccgaccaagtgcgagtcggactcgcgcaccgagggttccgtactttttagtatttgttgttatagcggcaacagaaatacatcatctgtgaaaatttcaactgtctagctatcacggttcatgagatacagcctggtgacagacagacagacggacagcggagtcttagtatagggtcccgtttttaccctttgggtacggaaccctaaaaataagacaTGGATAGTTGCTGTATTTGTTGCTGTATGTTCGACTCCCTTCCCCTCCCCAAAATCATCGTTaacgcatagagtaacttatactagagcggtactgtcatagtaaattttgtaaccccagtaaattcactgtcatctgttgacacactttaaaactaaaaattaagatttataaaaatacgataaaatgtatttaaatatggataaatgatttttttatttgcattaattatttttatatgattttgacccatgttctttcactggtatgcgttaaaattataaataacaaacgaaacagtcaacgccctctatacgagtgtaggccaaaactagtggcgccatctgatcgagaatcaaattttcttgattttcgaggcacgttttttccttagactgtaaacatctattacggagttatatctatctttggtttacgtaataaatgaatggcgcccaAAGTCTTAAGTAAACCTGCCAATTAAACTGGTCTTGCCTCGGGTCTTTTGTCTTAAATTTCCTGATTTCCGTTGGGATTATTCTTCTGAATattctataattataattataatttgcgGTGGCTTGCTCATAAAATTAGGGCTTGGAGACCAATTTTTTAACGAGTtacttttattgtaaaaaaaataaactctcACGGTGGTGGTAAGATTTATAGTGTAAAGAATTGAGACTAAGATCGATACGGGTTAATGTGGCTGtggtgtaagtaagtaagtaagtaaatattctttattgcatcaaaattatacattttacatacatgtaaaactacaaagaaatatttaatgaaaaaatagaaccaggtaacaacaggcggtcttatcgctaaaaagcgatctcttccatccatccatccatgcGATTCTTCTTTCTCTATTGTATTATTTGAGAACACGTTAATttgttattattcacaacgacgggagataatcgcgtaaaataagttttaaatttacctccgacgtttcgaaggcgttgtccccgtggcgTACGTTAATTTGTATTCTAAATTGTCGGCATTTGTTTTGGAAATGTTATTAACTTTTGTGGAAATGACAAATTGGAGCCAGCCCCGTCTATTTCGTAGATGGATgtttaattgtgacgttttcaaccaaaaggtaccacattgtcgcttgtcgataaggttgatttcgaattgaagctatatggaaatagcgccttattgacaaccgacaataaaaataaaacatttaaaactttcgcggtttaaacacatattaaatcacatttagaaacgggtctatcgcgaatttattttgttacctttatttaccgacgtttcgacacaggtttcactggtcgtggtcgcggctaacggCAGTTAAACCTGTgaaaccagtgaaacctgtgtcgaaacgtcggtaaataaaggtaacaaaaaaaattcgcgatagacccgtttctaaatgtgatttaataaccgacaataagtacccttttagttgaaaatggcacgATTTGTGATCGAAATAGAACTACGctactttgggaacaaataaaattattttattaaatatttttgatttgtgttttaattAGTCACAGTGAAAAATAACTAATAAACAacgtgaaataaatgaaataaaactaggaaaacggattatatcgcgtataatgaatttataatacatccatagttttatttcatgagtaactattgcgGTAACTGAAGATAATATAACGTGAGAATAATTTTGATAACAATTacaagtgaaataaaactatgaaaacggattatatcgcgtatattgaatttataatacatcccgacgtttcccaCCCGGAAcccccgttgaccacgaacgctgtaaagggttcgaaacgtcgggatgtattataaattcaatatacgcgatataaaccgttttcatagttttatttcatgagtaactatcgcggtaaccgaagacaatattataacaatTACAAGTATTTCAATAAAGCATTTTCTTTTTGACACGCTGGCCCCGTCCCACGTGGAGGGGTCTGCTCGGAAGCCTGGGACGGCCGCGGACCAGGCACAGACACTGAAGCGCCGCAAGTATGCGTTCTTAACGAACGAATACGATTTTGCGGCGCTTGCGGTGGAAACGTTGGGTCCGTGGTCAACCGACACCAAAAAGTTTGTTAAAGAGGTGTCGGTTCGACTAGGCGTCTCAGGCGACCATAGGGCGGCCTCCTTCTTTGCGCAGAGGCTGGGCCTGGCGATTCAGAGGGGGAATGCCGCCAGCATTTTGGGGAGTTTCCTGGAAGCGGGGGACTTAAGGGAAATTttctatatttagtttttaatttgtattgttttagttttagtttgtctagatttaattagtaataattagtttttttttttaatgtattgtactTTATTAATGTGtgttgactaaataaataaaatagttttcttttttacgtcatataaaagtttaaacaaaataaaacactaGTAAAAAGCCCATGTATCATCTAATAAATCATTCAGTGTTTGTCAAAAAAGTAACTCCGAAAAAATGCAGACTTGTTTACAGATTTATCGCGGAACGACCGCCTTTACGGCattggttttaatttaaaacataaaatcaaGATTGATCACCGGCCACaccttttgttaaaaaaatggacaccttttctatattattaataaatactacattgtgatacaagtgtgctaattTGCTAGCAATAAACATTATTGAGTTGTTCGAAAAAAGATTGCGATTACGTTTTAGCTCACTAGATGGCACTGATATAAACGCGtcaagtattttaaatttagaattcttACAAGAAGATGCTCCGATTTCCTTATTAAATTTCTCCCTAACAAgatcattataaattataatcctGCTCGTTAGGACGCCCGTAATGTAAACAGGAAGTAATCATTTATAGAATTAAATAttcagatgtaggcgtcaagaccgctaagcttaagtgggactaaGCGGGACATGTCTgacgcatgcacccggaaaggtgggccaaaatggtcactgagtgggacccaaggagcaccatagacggtgcaggccggggttcaggcagatcaaaaaggagatggcgggacgacttggacgcattctaccccaaatggtgggaaaatgccgatgacagggtcgagtggagaaaacgaggggaggcctttgcccagcagtgggacaccaaagtaggctaattaaaaaaaaatcttctgtgaaaatttcaactgtatatcacggttcatgatcatgagatacagcctggtgacagactgacagacggacagcctcTGAGCCGGAAATTGTAGTCAAATTcgtatgaaaatttataaaaaattgacggaaaccaaagatagatataactccgtaatagatggatacagtctaaggaaaaaacgtgcctcgaaaatcacgaaaatttgattctcgatcagatggcgc belongs to Cydia strobilella chromosome 27, ilCydStro3.1, whole genome shotgun sequence and includes:
- the LOC134753635 gene encoding uncharacterized protein LOC134753635; amino-acid sequence: MGWERSTENYPRIWSEFTCEKTKQKFIIKDLSEKYYDIALGYMTNIFLNESAICKPLKILEDPVSRLQMQQKWMKIMRSNMALICCTVDDVVPRVAAIHFTVVREKGQEQPKKDPSTLSKYEQFTEVVEELTTAGDLFTSFNSDVYLFSLGLLVLPEFRGLGIATYLLKSRLTMCRALGLLGTGNVFSTPGAHAAARSAGYREVAARVYEGQRLALMAADVL